A single region of the Populus nigra chromosome 2, ddPopNigr1.1, whole genome shotgun sequence genome encodes:
- the LOC133682936 gene encoding glucan endo-1,3-beta-glucosidase 7-like, which produces MVVLPYTVAFLLLSSLQTVKIANSQSFIGINYGQVADNLPPAPSTAKLLQSTSIQKVRLYGPDPAIIKALANTGIGIVIGTANGDIPGLASDPNFAKSWINTNVLPFYPASNIILITVGNEVMTSNDQNLVNKLLPAMQNVQNALNDASLGGKIKVSTVHSMGVLKQSEPPSSGSFDPSYGDQMKGLLEFNSANGSPFAINPYPYYAYRSDTRPETLAFCLFQPNAGRMDGNTKIKYMNMFDAQVDAVYSALNSMGFKNVEIVVAETGWPFKEDDNDVGPSIENAKAYNGNLIAHLRSMVGTPLMPGKSVDTYLFALYDEDLKPGPGSERSFGLFKTDLTMVYDVGLSTSSQLLFCFLTFSFSVFPSPWFLVWLLESSSWGCCYCSSPGVAAAALLEEGAATSVAAGRRWRKEDCYAVEREIRKAVSVLGGKWSGSKMAALVWLCKRGGLSLVAGC; this is translated from the exons ATGGTGGTGCTTCCTTATACTGTTGCTTTCCTACTCCTTTCCTCCTTACAGACTGTAAAAATTGCAA ACTCGCAATCATTCATCGGTATAAACTATGGCCAAGTTGCGGACAACCTTCCTCCAGCACCATCCACCGCAAAGCTTCTTCAATCCACTTCAATCCAAAAGGTCCGATTATATGGACCGGACCCCGCCATAATCAAAGCCTTAGCCAACACCGGAATTGGAATTGTTATCGGCACTGCAAATGGTGACATTCCAGGACTAGCCTCTGATCCCAATTTTGCCAAGAGCTGGATCAACACAAACGTGCTTCCCTTCTATCCAGCTAGCAATATCATCCTCATCACCGTCGGCAACGAGGTCATGACTTCCAATGACCAGAATCTCGTGAACAAGCTCTTACCAGCAATGCAAAATGTACAGAATGCTCTAAATGATGCATCGCTCGGGGGTAAAATTAAGGTCTCCACAGTTCATTCGATGGGAGTGCTTAAGCAGTCTGAGCCACCTTCTTCTGGAAGCTTTGATCCAAGTTATGGGGATCAGATGAAGGGCTTGTTGGAGTTTAATAGTGCGAATGGTTCGCCTTTCGCAATCAATCCCTACCCTTACTATGCCTACAGAAGCGATACAAGGCCTGAGACTCTTGCTTTTTGCCTTTTCCAGCCGAATGCAGGACGAATGGATGGAAACACTAAGATCAAGTACATGAACATGTTCGATGCTCAG GTGGATGCAGTTTATTCTGCACTGAATTCTATGGGATTTAAGAATGTTGAGATTGTGGTGGCTGAGACTGGATGGCCATTTAAAGAAGATGACAACGACGTAGGGCCAAGCATTGAGAATGCCAAGGCTTACAATGGCAATTTGATTGCACACCTTCGATCGATGGTGGGCACTCCACTCATGCCAGGAAAATCAGTGGATACATACCTCTTTGCTCTTTATGACGAAGACTTGAAACCTGGACCTGGTTCTGAGCGATCATTTGGACTTTTTAAGACTGATCTCACCATGGTTTATGATGTTGGACTCTCTACAAGTAGCCAG CTCCTCTTCTGCTTCCTTACGTTCTCCTTTTCTGTATTCCCCTCTCCGTGGTTCTTGGTGTGGCTGCTGGAATCTTCCTCCTGGGGTTGCTGCTACTGCTCTTCTCctggtgttgctgctgctgcgtTGCTGGAGGAAGGAGCTGCTACTTCGGTTGCTGCTGGGCGTCGCTGGAGGAAGGAGGACTGCT ATGCTGTTGAGAGGGAGATAAGGAAAGCTGTGTCGGTTTTGGGAGGAAAATGGAGTGGGAGCAAAATGGCTGCTCTGGTTTGGCTTTGCAAGAGAGGGGGGTTGTCCCTCGTTGCTGGCTgctga